The proteins below are encoded in one region of Gemmatimonas sp.:
- a CDS encoding DinB family protein, whose product MPTDILRPGDDEFAPYYAGYIDQAARTMSARGLSHVAQLLEAQRTECETLLRTVPEERAAYRYAPGKWTLAESLIHVTDTERVFAYRLLRIARGDVTPLPGFEQDDWVPASRAGQRTLASITRELLAVRTATLELVDSLDAEALAQRGVASSKAVSARALVWMMAGHLAHHLTLTREQYLAS is encoded by the coding sequence ATGCCGACCGATATCCTCCGCCCCGGCGACGACGAATTCGCGCCCTACTATGCCGGGTACATCGACCAGGCCGCCCGTACCATGTCGGCGCGTGGCCTGAGCCACGTGGCGCAGCTGCTCGAGGCGCAGCGCACCGAATGTGAGACGCTCCTGCGCACGGTGCCGGAGGAGCGGGCGGCGTATCGCTACGCCCCCGGCAAGTGGACGCTCGCCGAGTCGCTCATCCACGTGACCGACACCGAGCGCGTCTTCGCCTATCGTCTGCTGCGCATCGCGCGCGGCGACGTCACGCCGCTTCCCGGTTTCGAACAGGACGACTGGGTCCCGGCCAGCCGCGCCGGCCAGCGGACACTCGCCAGTATCACGCGTGAGCTGTTGGCGGTCCGCACGGCAACGCTGGAGCTGGTGGACTCTCTGGACGCGGAGGCGTTGGCGCAGCGCGGGGTGGCCAGCAGCAAGGCCGTATCGGCGCGGGCGCTCGTCTGGATGATGGCCGGACACCTGGCGCACCACCTCACGCTGACCCGGGAGCAGTACCTCGCGTCGTAA
- the tkt gene encoding transketolase, protein MSAVSPLLASASPETVRLAIDTVRTLAMDAVQAAESGHPGTPMALAPLAYALYATHLRHDPAAPAWADRDRFVLSVGHASMLLYGTLHLAGYDLPLEEIRNFRQWESLTPGHPEVHHTKGVETTTGPLGQGIANAVGFAVAEASLAATFNRPGHQIVDHYTYFIAGDGCLMEGISHEAASFAGHMKLGKLIGFFDDNGITIDGSTALTCSDDAAQRFAAYGWQVLHVDDVNDLAAIDAAIAQAKADTERPTLIITKTHIGFGSPNRQDSAKAHGEPLGKEEIALTKAAYGWPSTEPFFVPADALAHWREAAAQRAATHAEWQRTWQAYETAYPELAKEFERRMKGELPPQLEQAFPVFDAKSGAVASRAASGAVINAIANVVPELLGGSADLTGSNLTNVKGAHPFSAAQRDGRNFHFGIREHAMGAIMNGMGLHGGVIPYGGTFLVFSDYMRPAIRLAALMGVQAIYVFTHDSIGLGEDGPTHQPIEHLAALRCIPNLLVLRPADADEVSEAWRTALHHRSGPSAIVLTRQKLAYFGEPARARDGVKQGAYVVADAAGHVPHVVLLASGSEVEVALKAREQLSGHGVHARVVSCTSLERFAQQPVEYRHHVLPTGVPRVAVEAAHPMSWYRWVGDHGAIVGIESFGASAPAPVLFEKFGISADRVVQAARSVLA, encoded by the coding sequence GTGTCCGCTGTGTCACCCCTTCTTGCTTCCGCGTCACCCGAGACGGTGCGTCTCGCGATCGACACCGTGCGCACCCTCGCCATGGACGCGGTGCAGGCCGCGGAGTCGGGTCACCCCGGCACGCCCATGGCGCTCGCGCCGCTCGCGTACGCGCTGTACGCCACCCACCTGCGGCACGATCCGGCCGCACCGGCCTGGGCCGACCGCGACCGGTTCGTGCTGTCGGTGGGACACGCCTCGATGCTGCTGTACGGCACACTGCATCTCGCCGGCTATGACCTCCCGCTCGAGGAGATCCGCAACTTCCGCCAGTGGGAGAGTCTCACGCCCGGGCACCCCGAAGTGCACCACACCAAGGGCGTGGAAACGACCACCGGCCCGCTCGGTCAGGGCATTGCCAATGCGGTGGGCTTTGCGGTCGCCGAGGCGAGCCTGGCGGCCACGTTCAATCGCCCCGGCCACCAGATCGTCGACCACTACACGTACTTCATTGCCGGCGACGGCTGCCTCATGGAGGGCATCTCGCACGAAGCGGCAAGCTTCGCGGGACACATGAAGCTCGGCAAGCTCATCGGCTTCTTCGACGACAACGGCATCACGATTGACGGCAGCACGGCCCTCACCTGCAGTGACGACGCGGCCCAGCGCTTCGCGGCCTACGGGTGGCAGGTCCTGCATGTGGACGATGTGAACGACCTCGCCGCCATCGATGCGGCCATTGCGCAGGCCAAGGCGGATACCGAGCGCCCCACGCTCATCATCACGAAGACGCATATCGGCTTCGGTTCGCCCAACCGGCAGGATTCGGCCAAGGCGCACGGCGAGCCGCTGGGCAAGGAAGAGATTGCGCTCACCAAGGCCGCCTACGGATGGCCGTCGACGGAGCCGTTCTTCGTGCCGGCCGACGCGCTGGCGCACTGGCGAGAGGCCGCGGCGCAGCGCGCCGCTACCCACGCCGAATGGCAGCGCACGTGGCAGGCGTATGAAACCGCGTACCCGGAGCTGGCCAAGGAATTCGAACGCCGCATGAAGGGGGAGCTGCCGCCGCAACTCGAGCAGGCGTTCCCGGTGTTCGATGCCAAGAGCGGTGCCGTGGCCAGTCGCGCCGCGAGCGGCGCGGTGATCAACGCCATCGCCAATGTGGTTCCCGAACTGCTGGGCGGCAGTGCCGACCTCACCGGCTCCAACCTCACCAACGTGAAGGGGGCGCACCCGTTCAGCGCCGCGCAGCGCGACGGACGCAACTTCCATTTCGGCATTCGCGAACACGCCATGGGGGCGATCATGAATGGCATGGGGCTGCACGGCGGGGTGATTCCGTACGGCGGCACCTTCCTCGTGTTCAGCGACTACATGCGCCCCGCCATTCGGCTCGCCGCGCTCATGGGCGTGCAGGCGATCTACGTCTTCACGCACGACTCCATCGGGCTGGGTGAAGACGGTCCCACGCACCAGCCCATCGAGCACCTGGCGGCACTGCGGTGCATTCCCAACCTCCTGGTCCTGCGCCCCGCCGATGCCGACGAAGTGAGCGAAGCGTGGCGCACGGCGCTGCATCATCGGTCGGGACCGTCGGCCATCGTGCTCACCCGACAGAAGCTCGCGTATTTCGGGGAACCGGCGCGCGCCCGTGACGGGGTGAAGCAGGGTGCCTATGTCGTGGCTGACGCGGCGGGACACGTCCCGCACGTGGTGCTGCTGGCCAGTGGCTCGGAGGTAGAAGTGGCGCTCAAGGCCCGCGAGCAGCTGTCGGGTCATGGCGTGCACGCGCGGGTGGTGAGCTGCACCAGTCTCGAGCGCTTCGCGCAGCAGCCCGTGGAGTATCGCCACCATGTGCTCCCCACCGGCGTGCCGCGCGTGGCGGTGGAGGCCGCACACCCCATGAGCTGGTACCGATGGGTGGGTGACCACGGTGCCATTGTCGGCATCGAGTCGTTCGGCGCCAGCGCGCCAGCGCCGGTACTCTTCGAGAAGTTCGGCATCAGCGCCGACCGCGTGGTGCAGGCGGCCCGCTCCGTGCTCGCCTGA